Proteins found in one Methylobacterium sp. CB376 genomic segment:
- a CDS encoding SLC13 family permease, whose protein sequence is MTHQQIIACALIAGTMLLFVWGRLRYDIVAGLALLGGIASGLVPAREAFGGFSDDIVIIVASALVVSAAVARSGAVEAALRPIAPRLRSAQAQVALLVATVAVLSAFIKNIGALAIMLPIAFQLAQKGDRSPSLFLMPMSFAALLGGLVTQIGTSPNIIVARLRGELTGTPFRMFDFAPVGIGLMVAGVAFLCVGYRLLPRDRRGTPGLDAAVAISDYATEARLPQDSPFAGRTLSDLTANADGEVSVTGLVRDKTRRTVPLPDAVLRAEDRVILRGDPTALDRFIGEAGLLLDGQDRPTREEDGAEDEVGTVEAVIGPTSVLIGQSAGRIALHERFDVNLLAVSRAGKRFTERLRDIRLRTGDVIVLQGREAGLPARLRDLGLWPLAARNLPLGSARRGWITLSILAATVIAVAFSLVPVMVAFFAAALGVVLFRTLPAREAYEAIEWPILVMLGALIPVSDTLRTTGTTDLFAGWLSQLGILLPGWGAVGLIMLAAMAVTPFLNNAATVLVMAPLAASFATTLGYRPDAFLMAVAIGAGCDFLTPIGHQCNTLVMGPGGYRFGDYARLGAPLSLLVLVAGVPLILLVWPLA, encoded by the coding sequence ATGACGCATCAGCAGATCATCGCCTGCGCGCTCATCGCCGGCACGATGCTGCTCTTCGTCTGGGGGCGCCTGCGCTACGACATCGTGGCCGGGCTCGCGCTGCTCGGCGGGATCGCGAGCGGCCTCGTCCCGGCCAGGGAGGCGTTCGGCGGCTTCTCGGACGACATCGTGATCATCGTGGCGAGCGCCCTCGTGGTGAGCGCCGCGGTGGCGCGGTCGGGCGCCGTCGAGGCGGCCCTGCGCCCGATCGCACCGCGCCTGCGCAGCGCCCAGGCGCAGGTGGCGCTCCTCGTCGCGACCGTGGCGGTGCTCTCGGCCTTCATCAAGAACATCGGCGCGCTGGCGATCATGCTGCCGATCGCCTTCCAGCTCGCGCAGAAGGGCGACCGCTCGCCGTCGCTCTTCCTGATGCCGATGTCCTTCGCGGCCCTGCTCGGGGGCCTCGTCACCCAGATCGGCACCTCGCCCAACATCATCGTGGCGCGGCTGCGCGGCGAACTCACGGGGACGCCGTTCCGGATGTTCGACTTCGCGCCGGTGGGGATCGGCCTGATGGTGGCCGGGGTGGCGTTCCTGTGCGTCGGCTACCGGCTGCTGCCGCGCGACCGGCGCGGCACGCCCGGCCTCGACGCGGCGGTGGCGATCAGCGACTACGCCACGGAGGCGCGCCTGCCGCAGGACTCGCCCTTCGCGGGCCGCACGCTCTCCGACCTGACCGCGAATGCCGACGGCGAGGTCAGCGTCACGGGCCTCGTGCGGGACAAGACCCGCCGCACCGTGCCGCTGCCGGACGCGGTGCTGCGCGCCGAGGATCGGGTGATCCTGCGCGGCGACCCCACCGCCCTCGACCGCTTCATCGGCGAGGCCGGCCTGCTCCTCGACGGGCAGGACCGGCCGACCCGCGAGGAGGACGGGGCGGAGGACGAGGTCGGCACCGTCGAGGCGGTGATCGGCCCGACCTCGGTCCTGATCGGGCAATCGGCGGGCCGCATCGCCCTGCACGAGCGCTTCGACGTGAACCTGCTGGCGGTCAGCCGGGCGGGCAAGCGCTTCACCGAGCGCCTGCGCGACATCCGGCTGCGCACGGGCGACGTGATCGTTCTCCAGGGCCGCGAGGCGGGGCTGCCGGCGCGGCTGCGCGACCTCGGCCTGTGGCCCCTGGCGGCGCGCAACCTGCCCCTCGGCAGCGCCCGCCGGGGCTGGATCACCCTGTCGATCCTGGCCGCGACGGTGATCGCGGTCGCCTTCAGCCTCGTGCCGGTGATGGTCGCCTTCTTCGCGGCGGCCCTCGGCGTGGTGCTGTTCCGGACCCTGCCGGCCCGCGAGGCCTACGAGGCGATCGAGTGGCCGATCCTGGTGATGCTCGGGGCCCTGATCCCGGTCAGCGACACGCTGCGCACCACCGGCACCACCGACCTCTTCGCGGGCTGGCTGTCGCAGCTCGGAATCCTGCTGCCGGGCTGGGGCGCGGTCGGTCTCATCATGCTCGCCGCCATGGCGGTGACGCCCTTCCTCAACAACGCCGCGACGGTGCTGGTGATGGCGCCCCTCGCCGCGAGCTTCGCCACGACGCTGGGCTACCGCCCCGACGCGTTCCTGATGGCGGTGGCGATCGGGGCGGGCTGCGACTTCCTCACGCCGATCGGCCACCAGTGCAACACGCTGGTGATGGGGCCGGGCGGCTACCGGTTCGGGGATTACGCCCGCCTGGGCGCGCCGCTCTCGCTGCTGGTGCTGGTCGCGGGCGTGCCGCTGATCCTGCTGGTGTGGCCGCTGGCCTGA
- a CDS encoding DUF6455 family protein yields MSAHATRDLAGPCDWMLAPLSAWAGLFTAAQEIRAVDDECLRVMLEERLAPPAAADGTGPALGLVPLMHALGLDPEAVGRTAPATMATLERACAGCGQGSRCERDLAAGLAAVAHPDYCPNAARLAALVEAARAA; encoded by the coding sequence ATGTCCGCGCACGCCACCCGAGACCTTGCCGGTCCCTGCGACTGGATGCTCGCCCCGCTCTCCGCCTGGGCCGGGCTGTTCACCGCCGCGCAGGAGATCCGCGCCGTCGACGACGAGTGCCTGCGCGTGATGCTGGAGGAGCGCCTCGCCCCGCCCGCGGCGGCGGACGGCACCGGGCCGGCGCTCGGCCTCGTGCCCCTGATGCACGCCCTCGGCCTCGACCCCGAGGCGGTCGGGCGGACCGCCCCCGCCACCATGGCCACGCTGGAGCGGGCCTGCGCGGGATGCGGGCAGGGCAGCCGCTGCGAGCGCGACCTCGCGGCGGGCCTCGCCGCCGTCGCCCACCCGGATTACTGCCCGAACGCGGCGCGCCTGGCGGCCCTGGTCGAGGCGGCGCGGGCGGCCTAG
- the ahcY gene encoding adenosylhomocysteinase, which yields MPSNQDYIVRDIGLADFGRKEIAIAETEMPGLMAVRAEYAASQPLKGAKIAGSLHMTIQTAVLIETLKALGADIRWVSCNIYSTQDHAAAAIAAAGIPVFAVKGETLTEYWDYTARLFDWHDGGMPNMILDDGGDATMFVHAGLRAERGDTAFLDAPGSEEEEIFFALIKRMLKEKPKGWFAGLAESIKGVSEETTTGVHRLYILAKEGKLLFPAINVNDSVTKSKFDNLYGCRESLVDGIRRGTDVMMAGKVAMVAGFGDVGKGSAASLRNAGCRVMVSEVDPICALQAAMEGYEVTTMEDAAPRADIFVTATGNKDVITIDHMRSMKDRAIVCNIGHFDNEIQVAGLKNLKWSNIKPQVDEIEFPDGHRIILLSEGRLVNLGNAMGHPSFVMSASFTNQTLAQIELWTNQGKYENQVYTLPKTLDEKVAALHLEKIGVKLTTLRPDQAAYIGVQASGPFKPDHYRY from the coding sequence ATGCCGAGCAACCAGGATTACATTGTCAGGGACATCGGGCTGGCCGATTTCGGCCGCAAGGAGATCGCGATCGCCGAGACCGAGATGCCCGGCCTGATGGCGGTGCGCGCGGAATACGCGGCGAGCCAGCCGCTCAAGGGCGCCAAGATCGCCGGCTCCCTGCACATGACGATCCAGACCGCGGTGCTGATCGAGACCCTGAAGGCCCTCGGCGCCGACATCCGCTGGGTGTCCTGCAACATCTACTCGACCCAGGATCACGCGGCCGCCGCCATCGCGGCCGCCGGCATCCCGGTCTTCGCCGTCAAGGGCGAGACGCTGACCGAGTACTGGGACTACACCGCCAGGCTGTTCGACTGGCACGACGGCGGCATGCCGAACATGATCCTGGACGACGGCGGCGACGCCACGATGTTCGTTCATGCCGGCCTGCGCGCCGAGCGCGGCGACACCGCCTTCCTCGACGCGCCCGGCTCCGAGGAGGAGGAGATCTTCTTCGCGCTGATCAAGCGCATGCTCAAGGAGAAGCCGAAGGGCTGGTTCGCCGGCCTCGCCGAGTCGATCAAGGGCGTCTCCGAGGAGACGACCACGGGCGTGCACCGCCTCTACATCCTCGCCAAGGAGGGCAAGCTGCTCTTCCCGGCGATCAACGTGAACGACTCGGTGACGAAGTCGAAGTTCGACAACCTCTACGGCTGCCGCGAGTCGCTCGTCGACGGCATCCGCCGCGGCACTGACGTGATGATGGCCGGCAAGGTCGCGATGGTGGCGGGCTTCGGCGACGTGGGCAAGGGCTCGGCCGCCTCGCTGCGCAACGCCGGCTGCCGCGTCATGGTCTCGGAGGTCGACCCGATCTGCGCGCTCCAGGCCGCGATGGAGGGCTACGAGGTCACCACCATGGAAGATGCCGCCCCGCGGGCCGACATCTTCGTGACCGCCACCGGCAACAAGGACGTGATCACCATCGACCACATGCGGTCGATGAAGGACCGGGCCATCGTCTGCAACATCGGCCACTTCGACAACGAGATCCAGGTCGCGGGCCTCAAGAACCTGAAGTGGTCGAACATCAAGCCGCAGGTCGACGAGATCGAGTTCCCCGACGGGCACCGCATCATCCTGCTCTCCGAGGGCCGGCTGGTGAATCTCGGCAACGCGATGGGGCACCCCTCCTTCGTGATGTCGGCCTCCTTCACCAACCAGACCTTGGCCCAGATCGAACTCTGGACCAATCAGGGCAAGTACGAGAACCAAGTCTACACCCTGCCCAAGACGCTCGACGAGAAGGTCGCGGCCCTGCACCTGGAGAAGATCGGCGTGAAGCTGACGACGCTGCGTCCCGATCAGGCCGCCTATATCGGCGTCCAGGCGAGCGGGCCGTTCAAGCCCGACCACTACCGCTACTGA
- a CDS encoding N-acetylmuramic acid 6-phosphate etherase yields the protein MSTERGSPRYVDLDAWDGLDVLGALWEGQLAAVAAVGPALPAIAAAAEAAAPALREDGRLIYVGAGTSGRIGVQDGAELPPTFDWPEARLGFAIAGGHGALTQAVEDAEDSSAEAAAWIAGAGVGPRDVVVGLSASGTTPFTVSALRGARGRGAVTIGIANNPGTPVLESCDHPVLVATGEEALAGSTRLKAGTAQKVVLNLLSTLIMIRLGRVYRGRMVAMRATNRKLRARGVAMVAELAGCGAEAAARALAEAEGDIKRAVLIGCGADPEGAARLLARHGGSLRHALAAAGGREPRP from the coding sequence ATGAGCACCGAGCGCGGGAGCCCCCGCTACGTCGACCTCGACGCCTGGGACGGCCTCGACGTGCTCGGCGCCCTCTGGGAGGGGCAGCTCGCCGCGGTGGCGGCGGTGGGGCCGGCGCTGCCGGCCATCGCCGCCGCGGCCGAGGCCGCCGCCCCGGCCCTGCGCGAGGACGGCCGCCTGATCTACGTCGGCGCCGGCACCTCCGGGCGGATCGGCGTGCAGGACGGGGCGGAGCTGCCGCCGACCTTCGACTGGCCGGAAGCGCGCCTGGGCTTCGCGATCGCGGGCGGCCACGGCGCCCTCACCCAGGCGGTCGAGGACGCGGAGGATTCGAGCGCCGAGGCCGCCGCCTGGATCGCCGGCGCGGGGGTCGGGCCGCGGGACGTGGTGGTCGGCCTCTCGGCGAGCGGCACCACGCCCTTCACGGTCTCGGCCCTGCGCGGCGCCCGCGGGCGCGGCGCCGTCACCATCGGCATCGCCAACAATCCCGGCACGCCGGTCCTGGAGAGCTGCGACCACCCCGTCCTGGTCGCGACCGGCGAGGAGGCGCTCGCCGGCTCGACCCGGCTCAAGGCCGGCACCGCCCAGAAGGTCGTGCTCAACCTGCTCTCGACGCTGATCATGATCCGGCTCGGCCGCGTCTATCGCGGCCGGATGGTGGCGATGCGGGCCACCAACCGGAAGCTGCGGGCGCGGGGCGTCGCCATGGTGGCCGAACTCGCCGGCTGCGGCGCCGAGGCGGCGGCCCGGGCCCTGGCGGAGGCGGAGGGCGACATCAAGCGCGCCGTGCTGATCGGCTGCGGCGCCGATCCGGAGGGCGCCGCCCGCCTCCTCGCCCGCCACGGCGGCTCCCTGCGCCACGCCCTCGCGGCGGCGGGCGGCCGTGAGCCCCGGCCGTGA
- the nagA gene encoding N-acetylglucosamine-6-phosphate deacetylase → MSSPGLALAAPRVFDGEAELGPRTLVIRDGRIEDLAAEPPPGLPCTILPPGTILAPGFVDLQVNGGGGALLNDAPTPGTLARIAAAHRRGGTTSLLPTLISDHRPVIRAAVAAVAEAIAAGMPGILGIHLEGPFLSPRRPGIHDPARLAAFAPGDVDLLTGLGARGVTLVTLAPEVAPPGTVAALVARGARVSAGHTADDGTAFRRALAEGLTGATHLFNAMSQLTAREEGAVGVALVDDRVFAGIIADGHHVGDTALVLALRLKGPGRLMLVTDAMPPVGDPRPEAGFTLFGRAIACRGDRLTGPDGTLAGSALTMAGAVRHMVRRGGASLAEALTMASLTPARWIGRDDRIGRIAPGLAADLVVLDRDLVVWGTCVRGEFARAAA, encoded by the coding sequence GTGAGCAGCCCCGGCCTCGCGCTCGCCGCCCCCCGCGTCTTCGACGGCGAGGCCGAACTCGGCCCGCGCACGCTCGTCATCCGGGACGGGCGGATCGAGGACCTCGCGGCGGAGCCGCCGCCCGGCCTGCCCTGCACGATTCTGCCGCCGGGCACGATCCTGGCGCCGGGCTTCGTCGACCTCCAGGTCAATGGCGGCGGCGGCGCGCTCCTCAACGACGCGCCGACGCCCGGCACGCTCGCCCGGATCGCGGCGGCGCACCGGCGCGGCGGCACGACCTCGCTGCTGCCGACGCTGATCAGCGACCACCGCCCGGTGATCCGCGCGGCGGTGGCGGCGGTGGCGGAGGCGATCGCCGCGGGGATGCCCGGCATCCTCGGGATCCACCTCGAAGGCCCCTTCCTGAGCCCCCGCCGGCCCGGCATCCACGATCCGGCCCGGCTCGCCGCCTTCGCGCCCGGCGACGTCGACTTGCTGACCGGCCTGGGCGCGCGCGGCGTCACCCTGGTGACCCTCGCGCCCGAGGTCGCCCCGCCCGGCACCGTGGCGGCGCTCGTCGCCCGCGGCGCGCGCGTCAGCGCCGGCCACACGGCGGATGACGGGACGGCCTTCCGCCGCGCCCTCGCCGAGGGGCTGACCGGCGCCACGCATCTCTTCAACGCCATGTCGCAGCTCACCGCACGCGAGGAGGGGGCGGTCGGCGTGGCGCTCGTCGACGACCGGGTCTTCGCCGGGATCATCGCGGACGGCCACCACGTGGGCGACACCGCCCTCGTCCTCGCCCTCCGCCTCAAGGGGCCGGGCCGGCTGATGCTCGTCACCGACGCGATGCCGCCGGTCGGCGATCCCCGCCCGGAAGCGGGCTTCACCCTGTTCGGCCGCGCGATCGCGTGCCGGGGCGACCGCCTGACCGGGCCGGACGGCACGCTCGCGGGCTCGGCCCTGACGATGGCGGGCGCGGTCCGCCACATGGTGCGCCGGGGCGGCGCCTCGCTCGCCGAGGCGCTCACGATGGCCTCGCTCACGCCCGCGCGCTGGATCGGCCGCGACGACCGCATCGGCCGCATCGCCCCGGGCCTCGCGGCGGACCTGGTGGTGCTCGATCGCGATCTGGTCGTCTGGGGGACCTGCGTGAGGGGAGAGTTCGCGCGGGCGGCGGCGTAA
- a CDS encoding ABC transporter substrate-binding protein, with the protein MSELSLSRRRFVAGAAALAALGPTGSALAQGAASGSLTYGISMFDLPLTTGQPDRGAGGYQFTGLTLYDPLVAWELDVADRPGKLIPGLATAWESDPADRRNWIFRLREGVTFHDGSAFDADAVIWNFEKVLNDKAAHYDQRQASQVRPRLPSVASYRKLDAMTVQVTTKAVDALFPYQMLWFLISSPAQYEAVGRDWTKFAFQPSGTGPYRMGQLVPRVRLDLVPNETYWNRKRMPKLARLTLTCIPDALARANALLSGTVDLIETPAPDAVPRLKAAGMRVVGNDTPHVWNYHLSILEGSPWRDLRLRRAANLAIDREGVVALMGGLATPAVGQVQPSSPWFGKPSFAIRTDVEAARKLVEEAGYSVRNPLRTKFIIPTGGSGQMLSLPINEFVQQSWAEIGIAVEFQPVELEVAYTAWRQGAADPSLKGVTGGNIAYVTSDPLYAILRFYSSRQIAPTGVNWSHYRNPEVDALCDKVQASFDPAEQDRLLARIHEIVVDDAVQVWVVHDTNPHALSAKVKGYTQAQHWFQDLTTLA; encoded by the coding sequence ATGAGTGAGTTGTCCCTCTCCCGCCGGCGCTTCGTCGCGGGCGCCGCGGCCCTGGCGGCCCTGGGTCCGACCGGGTCCGCGCTCGCCCAGGGAGCAGCCTCCGGGAGCCTGACCTACGGCATCTCGATGTTCGACCTGCCCCTCACCACCGGCCAGCCGGACCGGGGTGCGGGCGGCTACCAATTCACCGGGCTCACCCTCTACGACCCGCTGGTCGCCTGGGAACTCGACGTGGCCGACCGGCCCGGCAAGCTGATCCCGGGCCTCGCCACCGCCTGGGAGAGCGATCCGGCCGACCGCCGGAACTGGATCTTCCGCCTGCGCGAGGGCGTGACCTTCCACGACGGCTCCGCCTTCGACGCGGACGCGGTGATCTGGAACTTCGAGAAGGTGCTCAACGACAAGGCCGCGCACTACGACCAGCGGCAGGCCTCGCAGGTGCGCCCGCGCCTGCCCTCGGTGGCCTCCTACCGGAAGCTCGACGCCATGACCGTGCAGGTCACCACCAAGGCGGTCGACGCGCTGTTCCCCTACCAGATGCTGTGGTTCCTGATCTCCTCGCCCGCCCAGTACGAGGCGGTGGGGCGCGACTGGACCAAGTTCGCCTTCCAGCCCTCCGGCACCGGGCCCTACCGCATGGGCCAGCTCGTGCCGCGGGTGCGGCTCGACCTCGTGCCCAACGAGACCTACTGGAACAGGAAGCGGATGCCGAAGCTCGCGCGGCTGACGCTGACCTGCATCCCCGACGCGCTCGCCCGCGCGAACGCGCTGCTCAGCGGCACCGTCGACCTGATCGAGACGCCCGCCCCCGACGCGGTGCCGCGGCTCAAGGCGGCGGGCATGCGGGTCGTCGGCAACGACACGCCGCACGTCTGGAACTACCACCTGTCGATACTGGAGGGCAGCCCCTGGCGGGACCTGCGCCTGCGCCGGGCGGCGAACCTCGCCATCGACCGCGAGGGCGTGGTGGCGCTGATGGGCGGGCTCGCCACCCCGGCGGTCGGGCAGGTGCAGCCGTCGAGCCCCTGGTTCGGCAAGCCGAGCTTCGCGATCCGCACCGACGTCGAGGCCGCCCGCAAGCTCGTCGAGGAGGCCGGCTACTCGGTCCGGAACCCGCTGCGCACCAAGTTCATCATCCCGACCGGCGGCTCGGGCCAGATGCTGTCGCTGCCGATCAACGAGTTCGTGCAGCAGAGCTGGGCCGAAATCGGCATCGCGGTGGAGTTCCAGCCGGTGGAGCTGGAGGTCGCCTACACGGCCTGGCGCCAGGGCGCGGCCGATCCCTCGCTGAAGGGCGTCACCGGCGGCAACATCGCCTACGTGACCTCGGACCCGCTCTACGCGATCCTGCGCTTCTACTCCTCCAGGCAGATCGCCCCGACCGGCGTGAACTGGAGCCACTACCGCAACCCCGAGGTCGATGCCCTCTGCGACAAGGTCCAGGCGAGCTTCGACCCGGCCGAGCAGGACCGGCTCCTCGCGCGCATCCACGAGATCGTGGTGGACGACGCCGTGCAGGTCTGGGTGGTGCACGACACCAACCCGCACGCCCTCTCGGCCAAGGTGAAGGGCTATACCCAGGCGCAGCACTGGTTCCAGGACCTCACCACGCTGGCCTGA
- a CDS encoding SIS domain-containing protein, with the protein MAREIAEIPAVAAPLCAGDSEAARIGRGLARRRFPFAVICGRGSSSHAGIHLRYLIETRLGLAVSAAAPSVVTGYGRPPQVEGALFVVISQSGRSPDLVAATRAAREGGALTLAIVNDPGSPAAEAADLVLPIGAGPERAVAATKTVVTSLVAGAALVASWAEDGALAAGLAALPARLDRALGLDWSAWSTDLAAATAAFVTGRGHGLGPVREIALKLAETLRLPALGYSAAELRHGPRAALSPRTPVLALRQADRLSAGIDGLVRDLRGAGVPVQACGGPLGSLPWPGDGHPACDPILMLVPAYRAIEAEARRRGFDPDSPPGLAKVTETL; encoded by the coding sequence ATGGCGCGGGAGATCGCCGAGATCCCGGCGGTGGCGGCCCCCCTCTGCGCGGGGGATTCGGAGGCGGCGCGGATCGGCCGCGGCCTGGCGCGGCGCCGCTTCCCCTTCGCGGTGATCTGCGGGCGGGGCAGTTCGAGCCATGCGGGGATCCACCTGCGCTACCTGATCGAGACCCGGCTCGGCCTCGCCGTCTCGGCGGCGGCGCCCTCCGTGGTCACCGGCTACGGCCGCCCGCCGCAGGTCGAGGGCGCGCTCTTCGTGGTGATCTCGCAATCCGGCCGCTCGCCCGACCTCGTGGCGGCGACGCGGGCCGCCCGCGAGGGCGGGGCGCTCACCCTCGCCATCGTCAACGATCCGGGCTCCCCGGCCGCCGAGGCCGCCGACCTCGTCCTGCCGATCGGGGCGGGGCCCGAGCGCGCCGTCGCGGCGACGAAGACCGTGGTGACCTCCCTCGTCGCCGGGGCGGCCCTGGTCGCGTCCTGGGCCGAGGACGGGGCCCTGGCGGCGGGCCTCGCGGCCCTGCCGGCGCGGCTCGACCGGGCGCTCGGCCTCGACTGGTCGGCCTGGAGCACCGACCTCGCCGCCGCCACCGCCGCCTTCGTCACCGGGCGCGGCCACGGGCTCGGGCCGGTGCGCGAGATCGCCCTCAAGCTCGCCGAGACCCTGCGCCTGCCGGCCCTCGGCTACAGCGCGGCGGAGCTGCGGCACGGGCCGCGGGCGGCGCTCTCGCCCCGCACGCCCGTCCTCGCCCTGCGGCAGGCCGACCGGCTGAGCGCGGGCATCGACGGCCTCGTGCGGGACCTGCGCGGGGCGGGCGTGCCGGTCCAGGCCTGCGGCGGGCCCCTCGGCAGCCTGCCCTGGCCCGGCGACGGCCACCCGGCCTGCGACCCGATCCTGATGCTCGTCCCGGCCTACCGGGCCATCGAGGCGGAGGCGCGCCGGCGCGGCTTCGACCCGGATTCGCCCCCCGGCCTCGCCAAGGTGACGGAGACTCTGTGA
- a CDS encoding sensor histidine kinase: MGVGRTLRRRPSAGAIAGAWAVSAVLTGLPEAAMGAPALVPVPSSLAHSAMALALLVGLIVFSTILSLLHIRERARWARRERDLSAEVADLRGAHDRAALLLGSERQIVVVWSGRDEPLIEGDASLAMDGTRTASPRRVLAFGTWLTAADAAALDAAVDTLRSRGERFRLTARTLGGRTVEAQGQAVGGRALLRLREITGERQELVELRATLQEARGSLSVLAALLDAIPQPVWRRGRDGRLLWANAAYVAAVEATDRERVVAEGVELLDRAARDEAERRRTSREAGALRVSAVVAGARRTLDVTEVALETGSVGIAVDVSELESVRADLQRQMEANVRTLDQLPTAVAIFDARQRLIFHNAAYRQLWDLGPAFLDGSPLDGEILDALRNARKLPEQADFRSWKTGVLSAYRAAEAQENWWHLPDGRTLRVVADPNPQGGLTYLFDDVSERVHLESRYNALMRVQSETLDTLKEPVAVFGSDGRLKLANRAFMAIWRIGPETLAAQPHVDEIIGLCRSLSAAEEPWTEIRGAVTGLMDARHAVASRLELKDGTVLDCAAQPLPDGATLLTHIDVTASVNVERALTEKNEALERTARLRDEFVHHVSYELRSPLTNIIGFTELLGDETVGALNTRQREYADHIMRSSAALLVIINDILDLASIDAGSMELTREVVDVQATIAAAVRGIEDRLAEAAITLDLDVPADIGGFVADGKRIRQILFNLLSNAIGFSAPGQTVVVQARKTGAEIAFSVIDQGRGMPPEVVARVFDRFESHTLGTRHRGVGLGLSIVRSFVELHGGRIDIASAPGQGTRVTCTFPIGNGKANLAAAE; encoded by the coding sequence ATGGGGGTAGGACGGACGCTGCGCCGTCGGCCATCGGCCGGCGCGATCGCGGGCGCTTGGGCGGTTTCGGCCGTGCTCACGGGTCTGCCGGAGGCGGCCATGGGGGCGCCGGCCCTCGTCCCCGTGCCGAGCTCGCTCGCCCACAGCGCGATGGCGCTCGCGCTGCTCGTCGGCCTCATCGTGTTCTCCACCATCCTGTCGCTGCTGCACATCCGCGAGCGGGCGCGCTGGGCACGGCGGGAGCGGGACCTCTCGGCCGAGGTCGCGGACCTGCGCGGGGCCCATGACCGGGCGGCCCTGCTCCTCGGCTCCGAGCGGCAGATCGTGGTGGTCTGGAGCGGGCGGGACGAGCCCCTGATCGAGGGCGACGCGAGCCTCGCCATGGACGGGACCCGCACGGCCTCGCCGCGGCGGGTGCTGGCCTTCGGCACCTGGCTCACGGCCGCCGACGCCGCCGCCCTCGACGCGGCGGTCGATACCCTGCGCAGCCGGGGCGAGCGCTTCCGCCTGACCGCGCGCACCCTCGGCGGGCGCACGGTCGAGGCGCAGGGCCAAGCCGTGGGCGGGCGGGCGCTGCTGCGCCTTCGCGAGATCACCGGCGAGCGCCAGGAACTGGTCGAGCTGCGCGCGACGCTGCAGGAGGCGCGCGGCAGCCTCTCCGTGCTCGCCGCCCTCCTCGACGCCATCCCGCAGCCGGTCTGGCGCCGGGGCCGCGACGGGCGGCTGCTCTGGGCCAACGCCGCCTACGTGGCGGCCGTGGAGGCGACCGACCGCGAGCGCGTGGTCGCGGAGGGGGTGGAACTCCTCGACCGGGCCGCCCGCGACGAGGCGGAGCGGCGCCGGACCAGCCGCGAGGCGGGTGCCCTGCGGGTCTCGGCCGTGGTCGCGGGCGCGCGGCGCACCCTCGACGTCACCGAGGTGGCGCTGGAGACCGGCAGCGTCGGCATCGCCGTCGACGTGTCCGAGCTCGAGAGCGTGCGCGCCGACCTGCAGCGGCAGATGGAGGCGAATGTCCGCACCCTCGACCAGCTGCCGACCGCGGTGGCGATCTTCGACGCCCGCCAGCGCCTGATCTTCCACAACGCCGCCTACCGGCAGCTCTGGGACCTCGGCCCGGCCTTCCTCGACGGCTCTCCCCTCGACGGCGAGATCCTGGACGCGCTGCGCAACGCCCGCAAGCTGCCCGAGCAGGCGGATTTCCGCTCCTGGAAGACCGGCGTGCTCTCGGCCTACCGGGCCGCCGAGGCGCAGGAGAATTGGTGGCACCTGCCGGACGGGCGGACCCTGCGCGTCGTCGCCGACCCGAACCCGCAGGGGGGCCTCACCTACCTGTTCGACGACGTCTCGGAGCGCGTCCACCTCGAATCCCGCTACAACGCCCTGATGCGCGTGCAGAGCGAGACCCTCGACACGCTCAAGGAGCCGGTCGCGGTGTTCGGCTCGGACGGGCGCCTCAAGCTCGCCAACCGCGCCTTCATGGCGATCTGGCGGATCGGGCCGGAGACCCTCGCGGCCCAGCCGCACGTGGACGAGATCATCGGCCTGTGCCGGTCGCTCAGCGCGGCCGAGGAGCCCTGGACCGAGATCCGCGGCGCCGTGACCGGGCTGATGGATGCCCGCCACGCCGTCGCCAGCCGGCTCGAACTCAAGGACGGCACCGTGCTCGACTGCGCGGCGCAGCCGCTGCCGGACGGCGCGACGCTGCTCACCCACATCGACGTGACGGCGAGCGTCAACGTCGAGCGGGCGCTCACCGAGAAGAACGAGGCGCTGGAGCGCACCGCCCGCCTGCGCGACGAGTTCGTGCACCACGTCTCCTACGAGCTGCGCTCGCCGCTCACCAACATCATCGGCTTCACGGAACTGCTCGGGGACGAGACGGTCGGCGCGCTCAACACGCGGCAGCGCGAATACGCCGACCACATCATGCGCTCCTCGGCGGCCCTGCTCGTCATCATCAACGACATCCTCGACCTCGCCTCGATCGATGCCGGCTCGATGGAGCTGACGCGCGAGGTGGTGGACGTGCAGGCGACGATCGCGGCGGCGGTGCGGGGCATCGAGGACCGCCTCGCCGAGGCGGCGATCACCCTCGACCTTGACGTGCCGGCCGATATCGGGGGCTTCGTGGCGGACGGCAAGCGCATCCGCCAGATCCTGTTCAACCTGCTGTCGAATGCGATCGGCTTCTCGGCGCCGGGCCAGACGGTGGTGGTCCAGGCCCGCAAGACGGGCGCCGAGATCGCCTTCTCGGTGATCGACCAGGGCCGCGGCATGCCGCCCGAAGTGGTGGCCCGGGTCTTCGACCGCTTCGAGAGCCACACGCTGGGCACGCGCCACCGCGGGGTGGGGCTCGGCCTGTCGATCGTGCGCTCCTTCGTGGAGCTGCATGGCGGGCGCATCGACATCGCCTCCGCGCCCGGCCAGGGCACCCGCGTCACCTGCACCTTCCCGATCGGCAACGGCAAGGCGAATCTCGCGGCGGCGGAGTGA